One segment of Capnocytophaga sp. oral taxon 878 DNA contains the following:
- the cls gene encoding cardiolipin synthase, with protein MKLFLIYEIAYILLIIAVCLRIVWDTRSVSKSLAYLLLVIFVPVLGAIFYFSFGINYRKHKIYHKKLTVDQAFRKQLERMYPLIRKYLEGLDTSAIAPYEKSLHFLAHTEKRLTIIPNEEVRVICNGENLFPELLTALREAKHHIHIEYYIYENDRIGNAIKDILIQKVREGVEVRFIYDDFGSQGIRKNIVRELRACGVQAFPFYKITFVKLANRMNYRNHRKIVVVDGYTAFVGGINISDKYNNDEGNGLYWRDTHLKVRGYSAHILQAVFLQDWNFCSGEDVAISTPYFPIGIQPYPTDFFTQIVASGADSDLPNILYATVQLIYAAKREILITTPYFIPDTSLQEALVIAALSGVAVKLLVPKKGDSVFVHTASESFFEELLEAGVQVYRYERGFVHAKTFVIDGEVASVGTANLDARSFSLNFEVNALVYNKAVAGDLQRIFYDDLKDAQLLTLGSWRKRSWLKQLGERFARLFSPFL; from the coding sequence ATGAAGCTTTTCCTGATATATGAAATTGCTTATATCTTATTGATTATAGCGGTATGCCTGCGGATAGTGTGGGATACGCGCTCGGTGAGCAAAAGTTTAGCCTACCTGCTACTGGTGATTTTCGTGCCAGTGCTGGGGGCTATTTTTTATTTCTCATTTGGCATTAATTATAGGAAGCATAAAATATATCATAAAAAACTGACGGTAGACCAAGCTTTTAGGAAGCAGCTGGAACGTATGTATCCGCTGATACGCAAGTACTTGGAGGGGCTGGACACTTCGGCGATTGCGCCTTATGAAAAGAGTTTGCATTTTTTAGCTCATACTGAAAAACGCCTTACTATTATCCCTAATGAGGAGGTGAGGGTTATCTGTAATGGTGAGAACCTTTTTCCTGAACTGCTTACTGCCTTGCGCGAGGCGAAACATCATATTCATATTGAATATTACATCTATGAGAATGACCGCATAGGTAATGCGATTAAGGATATTTTGATACAGAAAGTGCGTGAAGGGGTGGAGGTGCGCTTTATTTACGATGATTTTGGCAGCCAAGGCATTAGGAAGAACATTGTGCGTGAGTTGCGGGCTTGTGGGGTGCAGGCTTTTCCGTTCTACAAAATTACTTTCGTGAAGTTGGCTAACCGGATGAATTACCGAAATCACCGAAAAATAGTGGTGGTGGATGGGTATACGGCTTTTGTGGGGGGCATCAATATTAGTGATAAATACAATAATGATGAGGGTAATGGGCTGTATTGGCGTGATACGCATTTGAAAGTGAGGGGCTACTCGGCGCATATACTGCAGGCTGTGTTTTTGCAGGACTGGAACTTTTGTAGTGGTGAGGATGTGGCTATTAGCACTCCTTATTTCCCGATAGGTATACAGCCTTACCCTACGGATTTTTTCACACAAATAGTGGCCAGTGGTGCGGACTCGGATTTGCCTAATATACTGTATGCTACGGTGCAGCTGATATATGCGGCTAAGCGGGAAATACTGATTACGACGCCTTATTTTATTCCTGATACTTCGTTACAGGAGGCGCTGGTTATTGCTGCGTTAAGTGGGGTGGCGGTGAAGCTGTTGGTGCCTAAAAAGGGGGATTCGGTGTTTGTGCATACTGCCAGCGAATCGTTTTTTGAGGAGCTTTTGGAGGCGGGGGTACAGGTGTACCGATATGAAAGGGGCTTTGTACACGCGAAAACTTTTGTGATTGATGGTGAGGTGGCATCGGTGGGGACGGCGAACCTTGATGCGCGGAGTTTTAGTTTGAATTTTGAGGTGAATGCGCTTGTGTATAACAAGGCGGTGGCGGGGGATTTGCAACGTATTTTTTACGATGATTTAAAGGATGCGCAGCTGCTGACCCTTGGTAGTTGGCGCAAGCGCAGCTGGCTGAAGCAGCTGGGAGAGCGCTTTGCGCGTCTTTTTTCGCCTTTCCTATAA
- a CDS encoding START-like domain-containing protein produces the protein MENKEKYQIEVPVKASPQLLYQYISTPAGLASWYADDVRAYEDHYVFVWNGVEENAQLWHKKLDDHIRFHWEEDSEATTFFEIRIRVNALTNEVVLVITDFAPSSEIEDAKRLWELQITDLKAQIGAN, from the coding sequence ATGGAAAACAAAGAAAAATACCAAATTGAAGTACCTGTAAAAGCTTCACCTCAGCTGCTCTACCAATATATATCGACCCCAGCAGGTTTAGCGTCGTGGTATGCTGATGATGTGCGTGCATACGAAGATCATTATGTTTTTGTGTGGAATGGAGTGGAAGAGAACGCTCAGTTATGGCATAAGAAGTTGGATGATCATATACGTTTTCATTGGGAAGAGGATAGTGAGGCTACTACTTTTTTTGAGATACGCATCAGAGTAAATGCGCTTACGAATGAAGTGGTGCTGGTGATTACCGATTTTGCGCCTTCGAGCGAAATAGAAGACGCCAAACGGCTGTGGGAACTACAAATAACAGACTTAAAAGCACAAATAGGGGCAAATTAA
- a CDS encoding aminotransferase class IV produces the protein MKLNYNGSLKAADEHILTTQNRAFLYGDGVCDVCKYSYQKLLFWEEHYLRLMAGMRVLRMDIPMAFSMEYLQDEIIALIKANGLESKPVKVRFSVFRKVGGGYTPATNEVDYVIETEELRSPFYVLNEAAYEVELFKDFYVQPDLLATIKHLNKNVNILGGIFAYENDYQNCLLLNSNKNIAGVVDGNLFVVQGNTIKTPPLTDGAVNGITRKILLKTLKKAPDYEVVEASISPFELQKADELFVTNSIVGIQPISKYRKKDYPCTVAKSLIGKLNTVARFQE, from the coding sequence ATGAAACTCAATTACAATGGCAGCTTAAAGGCTGCTGATGAGCATATATTGACTACACAAAACCGAGCTTTTTTATATGGTGATGGGGTGTGCGATGTGTGCAAATACAGTTATCAAAAACTTTTGTTCTGGGAAGAACACTACTTGCGACTTATGGCTGGGATGCGAGTGTTACGGATGGATATCCCGATGGCCTTTTCGATGGAGTATTTGCAAGATGAAATTATTGCATTGATAAAAGCTAATGGACTGGAAAGCAAGCCAGTGAAAGTGCGGTTTAGCGTATTTAGGAAGGTGGGAGGTGGATATACGCCTGCTACAAATGAGGTGGATTATGTTATTGAGACAGAAGAACTTAGATCGCCTTTTTACGTATTGAATGAAGCGGCTTATGAGGTGGAACTTTTTAAGGATTTTTATGTACAACCCGACCTACTGGCGACGATAAAACATTTGAACAAGAATGTGAATATATTGGGGGGTATTTTTGCCTATGAGAATGATTACCAGAACTGCCTTCTGTTAAATAGCAATAAGAATATTGCGGGAGTAGTGGACGGGAATCTTTTTGTAGTGCAAGGGAATACCATTAAGACACCGCCTCTTACCGATGGGGCTGTGAATGGCATCACACGTAAAATACTACTAAAAACACTGAAAAAGGCGCCTGATTATGAGGTGGTAGAGGCTTCTATCTCACCTTTTGAACTTCAAAAAGCCGATGAGCTGTTTGTTACCAATAGCATAGTGGGCATACAGCCTATAAGCAAATACCGCAAGAAAGATTACCCTTGCACGGTAGCGAAAAGCCTGATAGGCAAGCTGAATACAGTGGCAAGGTTTCAGGAATAA
- the tilS gene encoding tRNA lysidine(34) synthetase TilS, whose product MKVNVKDLKQQKLLVAISGGIDSVVLAHLLHSEGVEIVLAHCNFQLRGEESNADEAFVRDFAKEMGVAVEVIRFDTKKYAEIHQLNTQLAARELRYEWFGKLLAEKGCDKVAIAHNANDNLETFFINLSRGTGLGGLLGIPRETDTIIRPLLKVTREEIEQYARVHNLSWREDSSNATDHYVRNRIRHHISPQLREIHPNFLENFGKTQGYLRQADAFISFYIKKIEEECFEGDNPICINTKKLQEVPELEFVLHHLFYCYGFGNIKDLKNLLLRAEAGKQLISATHSLVKDRHCLWLKPLEEEEQAPELVYEELFEPFSIEKGNPSIAYVDADKLTEPLSVRKKQEGDVFYPLGLGRKKKLSKFFIDEKYTQAERDGQWLLCCGDAIIWVIGKRLDERFKITEKTKRAKKIYILS is encoded by the coding sequence ATGAAGGTTAACGTAAAAGATTTAAAGCAGCAAAAGCTATTGGTGGCCATTAGTGGGGGCATTGATAGCGTAGTGCTGGCACACCTACTGCACAGTGAGGGGGTGGAGATAGTATTGGCGCACTGTAATTTCCAACTAAGGGGCGAAGAAAGTAATGCTGATGAGGCTTTTGTACGGGATTTTGCTAAAGAAATGGGAGTGGCAGTGGAGGTAATACGTTTTGACACTAAAAAATATGCCGAAATACATCAATTAAATACCCAATTGGCAGCACGTGAACTGCGATATGAGTGGTTTGGGAAACTATTGGCAGAAAAAGGGTGTGATAAAGTAGCTATTGCCCATAATGCCAATGATAACCTTGAGACATTCTTCATTAACCTTTCACGAGGTACGGGCTTGGGCGGACTGCTGGGAATACCGAGAGAGACAGATACTATTATTAGGCCACTACTAAAGGTAACACGAGAAGAGATAGAGCAATATGCACGAGTGCATAACCTGAGTTGGCGTGAGGATAGCAGTAATGCTACGGATCATTACGTGCGTAACCGGATTAGACATCATATAAGTCCGCAGCTGAGAGAGATACATCCTAATTTTTTAGAGAATTTTGGTAAAACGCAGGGGTATTTGCGTCAGGCAGATGCTTTTATTAGTTTTTACATTAAGAAAATAGAAGAGGAGTGTTTTGAGGGGGATAATCCTATTTGTATCAACACAAAGAAGCTGCAAGAGGTACCGGAATTAGAGTTTGTATTGCATCATTTGTTTTACTGTTATGGATTTGGTAATATAAAAGACCTTAAAAACTTATTGCTAAGGGCAGAGGCAGGAAAGCAATTAATATCGGCTACACATAGTTTAGTGAAAGATAGGCACTGTTTATGGCTAAAACCTCTGGAAGAAGAAGAACAGGCTCCTGAACTTGTGTATGAAGAATTGTTTGAGCCTTTTTCAATAGAAAAGGGTAATCCTTCCATTGCCTATGTAGATGCAGATAAACTGACAGAGCCTCTGAGTGTGCGTAAGAAACAAGAGGGGGATGTGTTTTACCCTTTGGGATTGGGTAGGAAGAAAAAACTAAGTAAGTTTTTCATTGATGAAAAATATACTCAAGCCGAGCGAGACGGACAGTGGTTGCTGTGTTGTGGCGATGCTATAATATGGGTGATAGGCAAAAGATTAGACGAACGATTTAAAATTACAGAAAAGACAAAGAGAGCAAAAAAAATATATATACTTAGTTGA
- a CDS encoding DUF3127 domain-containing protein yields MEIQGRILKLGATQAVSATFQKREVVIITEEQYPQYIPFDFVQGNCAQLDAFQENQMVRISFTVRGREWTNPQGETKYIVNLQGFRIEPAEAYTPQGYAAYPPQGYGQPAQGYGQAQYQQAPPQYQQMPQQYQQMPPQGMPQQAPQATTPQQAFGMPTAQPMAATPAEDDDLPF; encoded by the coding sequence ATGGAAATTCAAGGTAGAATTTTAAAATTAGGAGCCACGCAGGCGGTAAGTGCTACTTTCCAGAAGCGTGAAGTAGTTATCATAACTGAGGAGCAATATCCGCAGTATATTCCTTTTGATTTTGTACAAGGAAATTGTGCACAGCTAGATGCTTTCCAGGAAAATCAAATGGTAAGAATTAGTTTTACAGTACGTGGACGTGAATGGACCAACCCACAAGGAGAAACTAAATACATAGTGAATTTACAAGGTTTTAGGATTGAGCCTGCTGAAGCTTATACCCCACAAGGATATGCTGCATATCCTCCGCAAGGATATGGACAACCAGCCCAAGGGTATGGACAAGCTCAGTATCAGCAAGCACCACCTCAATACCAACAAATGCCACAGCAGTATCAGCAAATGCCACCTCAAGGTATGCCGCAACAAGCGCCTCAAGCTACTACACCACAGCAAGCTTTTGGAATGCCTACTGCACAGCCTATGGCTGCTACACCTGCTGAGGATGACGACTTACCATTCTAA
- a CDS encoding alpha-2-macroglobulin → MKKLYVLCMLFLALVGCKKDKNFNSNPLEFREYISGYTSGLISSRSGFNILLNKAVTQEKMDKINDLGLFEISPKVSGKVVCVNPTQVAFVPDKPLEQDTEYRVSFALKKLFEVDKSNLNHFNFTVRTLQQAFRVTANDLQSYNENLYFLNAELQANDQIDYQTAKDIFKATVDGKKVAVKFQTQGTNNKFLVVFDSIPRVDKDQTLEIKWDTNQAPRENLIPFSFEIPQKGVFKPLFAENNGSNNEFYVNFSDPLDKEQDFNGMVTLSKTDTQLKYSVNGNVLKMFRDEKKEGDYVVYVREGVKNVYGQALTKDYQFGLRFNQQRPDFHFLKSGTLLPSSENLKINFQTINLRAINVTVYRIYENNILQFLQENDLGGGYYIRRVARPVARKVLKLTEGALYPLDDWNTYSLDLASVITPEPGAIYRVELGMTKNYSLYTCGSKNEEPLDLSFEEKSLDEDEPTEGYDEEEYYSYEESEDPCNDYYYYGRTISTNVLATDLGVIVKRGQNNRYTIAVNNLLTTEPVKGAMVEVFNYQQQKIQEGKTDGNGFITMDIGSTAYFAKVKKDNYTTYVKMDQYASQSLSKYDVDGLVLQKGLNGYIYTERGVWRPGDSIHIGFILNDFSQKNPEKLPIKLRFTDPYGKVIAERMQIGNASNHYTFALKTAADAPTGNWNVSISAGAAKFGKRIKIETIKPNRLKIENSLEGKLIGAAGSNAQLNVQWLQGTPAGNTEVSVKAKFLPTTTTFKGYEAYLFDNKANDFESDEINVFEGKTNADGNANFYFKTNELRAPGMLKVNFLTQANESGGDFSTDVASASFSPYKEYVGLKMPNVNKYDYLSTDEDQDFRVVVLSENGKPLAGKGVTATIYRVSWSWWWDATNQNISTYNSSNSSSVYAVKSLTTDSSGKAHFTLKIDDDDWGRYFILLTNNDSGHRCGTTAYFDWGSWEGKSRRTEGNDAVMLTLGTDKKDYNVGDKAVISFPSDKGGRALISVENGSAVLDTYWVETAAGETTYKVPITDKMTPNVYFYVTLLQPHANTANDAPIRLYGVVPVNVKDKNTELNPVIQAPEKFVPQKKATIKVSEKDGKSMTYTLAIVEDGLLNLTRFRTPNPHKNFFVKTALGVKTWDVYDNVIGAYGGTINQAFSIGGDEDLGGAEAQKANRFKPFVIFKGPFELKKGSSNTHEVQIPNYMGSARVMVVASNVEKNAYGFAEKKNVPVISPVSLLGSLPRKAVPGEKVVLPVTVFAMEKQVKNVSVSVETNGQFKVVGNRTQSLSFNGIGEQMAYFELETTQHTGIGKVKLTATSGNEKATYEVEMDVYNPNPTTYVVENAVIGAGKSVSVNASVLGNNAKTTLEISSFPGVNLSSRLNYLIGYPHGCAEQVTSGAFPQLFLADFVTLTKEKAEETNRNVNAAISKLHENQLSNGGFTYWKGGRYADDWVTSYIGQFYIEAEKKGYVLPPNSKQKWLDYQNTEARQWRFEGQYQNDFAQAYRLYTLALAGSPNIGAMNRLRELKDITPNAKRTLAAAYALAGQKQTATKLFQTTALDEDNGYYYGSVLRNKAMAMETALLIGHKQDAARWALEIADKLSSNDWLSTQSTAYALYAMAKYVAVNKSGKNFTASYTFNGKTETINSGESMVQVPLKVNGQAAVQVKNTSGQTLYVRLISSGVLPVGKELVMQNGVAISTTFRDNKGQTIDVSTLRQSTEFVAAIQLTNLTNERVENIALTQIIPSGWEIINTRFTDYGDASDNAAIDYADFRDDRANYYLSLSANQSKTIRLKLNASYVGKYYLPGTYAEAMYNNRYNTRTNGKWVEVVKK, encoded by the coding sequence ATGAAAAAGCTATATGTATTATGTATGCTTTTCTTAGCCTTAGTGGGGTGTAAGAAAGACAAGAACTTTAACAGCAATCCGTTGGAGTTTAGGGAGTATATTTCGGGCTATACGTCGGGGCTTATTTCGTCGCGTTCGGGGTTTAACATCTTGTTAAACAAGGCTGTTACGCAGGAGAAGATGGATAAGATTAACGATTTGGGTTTGTTTGAGATTTCGCCTAAGGTGAGTGGTAAGGTGGTGTGTGTGAACCCCACCCAAGTGGCGTTTGTGCCAGATAAGCCTTTGGAGCAAGATACGGAATACCGAGTGTCATTTGCGCTTAAGAAGCTGTTTGAGGTGGATAAGAGTAATTTGAATCATTTTAACTTTACGGTAAGAACGTTACAGCAGGCTTTTAGGGTTACGGCTAATGATTTGCAATCATATAATGAGAACCTTTATTTTTTAAATGCCGAGCTGCAGGCTAATGACCAGATAGATTACCAAACGGCTAAGGATATTTTCAAGGCGACAGTGGACGGTAAAAAGGTGGCTGTGAAGTTTCAGACACAGGGTACGAATAATAAGTTTTTGGTGGTGTTTGACAGTATACCACGTGTGGATAAAGATCAGACTTTGGAGATAAAGTGGGATACGAATCAGGCTCCTAGGGAGAATTTGATACCGTTTAGTTTTGAAATTCCGCAAAAAGGGGTATTTAAGCCGCTTTTTGCTGAAAACAATGGCAGCAATAATGAGTTTTATGTTAATTTCTCAGACCCATTGGATAAGGAGCAAGATTTTAATGGGATGGTAACTCTTAGCAAAACCGATACGCAGCTAAAATATAGTGTGAATGGTAATGTGCTGAAGATGTTTAGAGATGAGAAGAAGGAAGGTGATTATGTGGTATATGTAAGGGAAGGCGTGAAGAATGTGTATGGGCAGGCGCTTACTAAGGATTACCAGTTTGGGTTGCGGTTTAACCAGCAGCGGCCAGATTTTCATTTTTTGAAGAGTGGTACGTTATTACCTAGTTCGGAGAATTTGAAGATAAACTTCCAAACGATAAACTTGCGTGCGATAAATGTTACGGTGTATCGTATTTATGAGAATAATATTTTGCAGTTTTTGCAAGAGAATGATTTGGGAGGAGGGTACTACATCAGGAGGGTAGCACGCCCAGTGGCACGCAAGGTGCTCAAACTTACAGAGGGGGCGCTTTACCCGCTCGATGATTGGAATACCTACTCGCTGGATTTGGCATCGGTAATTACTCCTGAGCCAGGGGCTATTTATAGAGTAGAGCTGGGTATGACCAAGAACTATTCACTTTATACCTGTGGCTCTAAAAACGAGGAGCCTCTTGACCTTTCATTTGAAGAGAAATCATTGGATGAAGATGAGCCAACAGAGGGTTATGACGAAGAAGAGTATTACAGCTATGAAGAAAGTGAAGACCCTTGTAATGACTATTATTATTACGGGCGTACTATCAGCACCAATGTGCTGGCTACCGACCTAGGTGTGATAGTAAAGAGAGGGCAAAATAACAGATATACTATTGCTGTGAATAACCTGCTAACAACCGAGCCTGTAAAAGGAGCTATGGTAGAGGTGTTTAACTATCAGCAACAAAAAATACAAGAAGGCAAAACTGATGGTAATGGTTTTATTACTATGGATATAGGCAGTACGGCTTATTTTGCGAAAGTGAAGAAGGATAACTACACTACGTATGTGAAGATGGATCAATACGCATCACAGTCATTAAGTAAGTATGATGTGGATGGATTGGTTTTGCAAAAAGGGCTTAATGGTTATATCTACACCGAGCGTGGTGTGTGGAGACCAGGAGACAGCATTCATATAGGATTTATACTTAATGATTTTTCACAGAAAAATCCGGAGAAATTACCTATCAAATTGCGCTTTACCGACCCTTATGGCAAGGTAATAGCCGAGCGTATGCAAATTGGTAATGCAAGTAACCATTATACTTTTGCCCTTAAAACAGCTGCCGATGCGCCTACAGGTAATTGGAATGTGAGCATTAGTGCAGGAGCTGCTAAATTTGGCAAGCGTATTAAGATAGAAACAATCAAGCCTAACCGCTTGAAGATAGAGAATAGCCTTGAAGGAAAATTGATAGGAGCGGCTGGTAGTAATGCCCAACTAAATGTACAATGGCTGCAGGGTACACCAGCAGGCAATACAGAGGTGAGTGTGAAAGCTAAATTCTTACCTACTACTACCACTTTTAAAGGATATGAAGCGTATTTGTTTGACAATAAGGCTAATGATTTTGAAAGTGATGAAATAAATGTTTTTGAAGGAAAAACGAATGCCGATGGTAATGCAAACTTTTATTTCAAAACCAATGAACTACGCGCCCCTGGTATGCTAAAGGTAAACTTCCTTACCCAAGCTAATGAAAGTGGAGGAGACTTCAGTACCGATGTAGCCAGCGCTTCATTCTCTCCTTATAAAGAATATGTGGGCTTGAAAATGCCAAATGTAAATAAATACGATTATTTAAGCACGGATGAAGATCAGGACTTTAGAGTGGTAGTGCTCTCGGAAAATGGTAAGCCTTTGGCAGGCAAAGGAGTTACAGCTACTATTTACCGTGTGAGCTGGAGTTGGTGGTGGGATGCTACCAATCAGAACATATCAACCTATAACAGCAGCAATAGCAGCAGTGTGTATGCAGTAAAGAGCCTTACTACCGATAGCAGTGGGAAAGCACACTTTACGCTTAAAATTGATGATGATGATTGGGGTAGATATTTCATTTTGCTTACCAATAACGATAGTGGTCACCGATGTGGTACTACGGCTTATTTTGATTGGGGTAGCTGGGAAGGTAAATCACGCCGAACAGAAGGTAATGATGCTGTAATGCTTACATTGGGTACTGATAAGAAAGACTATAATGTAGGAGATAAGGCAGTGATATCTTTCCCTTCGGACAAAGGAGGAAGAGCACTTATTTCGGTTGAAAATGGTAGTGCTGTACTGGATACCTATTGGGTAGAGACAGCGGCAGGAGAAACTACATACAAAGTGCCTATTACCGATAAAATGACCCCTAATGTGTATTTCTACGTTACCCTTTTGCAACCACACGCCAACACTGCCAATGATGCACCAATACGCCTTTATGGGGTAGTGCCAGTGAATGTGAAAGATAAAAATACAGAACTTAACCCTGTGATACAAGCCCCAGAGAAGTTTGTTCCACAGAAAAAAGCAACTATCAAAGTAAGTGAAAAAGATGGCAAATCGATGACCTATACATTGGCTATAGTAGAAGATGGTTTGTTAAACCTTACACGTTTTCGCACACCTAACCCGCATAAGAATTTCTTTGTTAAGACAGCTTTAGGAGTTAAAACCTGGGATGTGTATGACAATGTAATAGGAGCTTATGGGGGTACCATAAATCAAGCCTTTAGTATAGGAGGTGATGAGGATTTGGGAGGAGCAGAAGCGCAAAAAGCCAACAGGTTTAAACCTTTTGTAATTTTCAAAGGTCCTTTTGAACTGAAGAAAGGTAGTAGTAATACACACGAAGTGCAGATACCAAACTATATGGGCTCGGCCCGAGTGATGGTGGTGGCAAGTAATGTAGAAAAGAATGCTTATGGTTTTGCCGAAAAGAAGAATGTACCAGTTATAAGTCCGGTATCATTATTAGGATCGTTACCACGTAAGGCGGTGCCAGGTGAGAAAGTGGTATTGCCAGTAACTGTTTTTGCTATGGAAAAGCAAGTGAAAAATGTATCGGTAAGTGTGGAAACCAACGGGCAGTTCAAAGTAGTAGGTAATCGTACACAATCTTTGTCTTTTAATGGTATTGGTGAGCAGATGGCTTATTTTGAGCTTGAAACTACTCAGCATACAGGTATAGGTAAGGTAAAACTGACTGCTACCTCAGGAAATGAAAAAGCTACTTATGAGGTAGAGATGGATGTATACAATCCTAATCCTACTACTTATGTGGTAGAAAACGCAGTGATAGGAGCAGGGAAATCGGTTAGTGTGAATGCTTCAGTATTAGGGAATAATGCTAAAACTACGTTAGAGATTTCTAGCTTCCCAGGAGTGAATTTGAGTAGCCGTTTAAACTATCTTATAGGGTATCCTCATGGTTGTGCCGAGCAGGTAACCTCTGGAGCCTTCCCTCAACTTTTCTTAGCCGATTTTGTTACTCTTACAAAAGAAAAAGCCGAAGAGACCAACCGTAATGTAAATGCAGCCATAAGCAAGCTACATGAGAATCAACTTAGTAATGGAGGGTTTACTTATTGGAAAGGAGGACGTTATGCCGATGATTGGGTAACTTCATACATTGGTCAGTTCTATATAGAAGCAGAGAAGAAAGGGTATGTATTACCACCTAATAGCAAGCAAAAATGGTTAGATTACCAAAATACCGAAGCACGCCAATGGCGTTTTGAGGGGCAATATCAAAATGATTTTGCACAAGCTTATCGTTTGTATACTTTAGCGTTGGCAGGCAGCCCTAATATAGGTGCTATGAACCGCTTACGAGAACTGAAAGATATCACTCCTAATGCTAAACGTACTTTGGCTGCGGCTTATGCCCTTGCTGGACAAAAACAAACTGCTACCAAGCTATTCCAAACCACTGCTTTAGATGAAGATAATGGTTACTATTATGGTTCAGTATTGCGTAATAAGGCTATGGCTATGGAAACAGCATTGCTTATAGGTCACAAACAAGATGCAGCTCGTTGGGCTTTAGAAATAGCTGATAAATTATCGTCTAATGATTGGCTTAGTACTCAGTCCACTGCTTATGCTCTTTATGCTATGGCTAAATACGTAGCAGTTAATAAGAGTGGAAAGAATTTTACTGCAAGCTATACTTTTAATGGTAAAACAGAAACTATTAACTCTGGTGAGTCAATGGTACAAGTGCCTTTAAAAGTAAATGGGCAAGCAGCAGTACAAGTCAAAAATACATCAGGACAAACGTTATATGTACGTCTTATCAGTAGTGGAGTACTTCCAGTAGGTAAAGAGTTAGTTATGCAAAATGGAGTAGCTATTAGCACTACTTTCCGTGATAATAAAGGACAAACAATAGATGTAAGTACTTTACGCCAAAGCACCGAGTTTGTGGCAGCAATACAGCTTACAAACCTTACTAATGAGCGAGTAGAAAACATAGCGCTCACACAGATTATTCCATCGGGTTGGGAAATCATTAATACACGCTTTACCGATTATGGTGATGCTTCAGATAATGCAGCTATTGATTATGCTGATTTCCGTGATGACCGTGCAAACTATTATCTATCGCTTTCAGCTAATCAAAGTAAAACAATACGTTTAAAGCTCAATGCATCCTATGTAGGTAAGTATTATCTACCAGGAACCTATGCAGAAGCTATGTATAATAACCGTTATAATACCCGTACTAATGGTAAATGGGTAGAAGTAGTAAAAAAATAA